One candidate division WOR-3 bacterium DNA window includes the following coding sequences:
- a CDS encoding OsmC family protein: protein MKVTVLNIEGLKFKGINEKGEVIILDSKESGPSPMETLLIALGGCTGMDVVSILKKMKVNYTYFGMEIEGIRRNEHPRVFEKINLKYFFKGENLDLKKIKKAIELSLSKYCSVANMLNKVSEINYKIEII, encoded by the coding sequence ATGAAAGTAACTGTTTTAAATATAGAAGGTCTAAAGTTTAAGGGGATAAATGAAAAAGGAGAGGTAATAATCCTTGACTCAAAGGAATCAGGTCCTTCACCCATGGAAACCCTTCTAATTGCTCTTGGGGGTTGCACTGGAATGGATGTGGTTTCAATACTTAAAAAGATGAAAGTTAATTACACTTACTTTGGAATGGAAATTGAAGGAATAAGGAGAAATGAACATCCACGCGTTTTTGAAAAAATAAACTTAAAGTATTTTTTTAAAGGTGAAAACCTGGATTTAAAAAAAATAAAAAAGGCAATAGAACTTTCTCTTTCCAAATACTGTTCTGTAGCGAATATGCTGAATAAAGTTTCAGAAATAAATTATAAAATAGAAATAATATGA
- a CDS encoding glycosyltransferase family 2 protein: MKFSVIVVNFNSGEYLPYTLRSIKLNFQNVKNFESEVIVVDNNSTDNSLEKAKNFFPEFKYIESKKNLGYGGGCNLGSKYAKGEILVFSNADVVIPKGTFEKIEEYFKKEEKLGILGPRFEYPDGSFQPSCRRYPRFKYLLFGRKSIGSFIFKNNPVTREFLYLDLEKENKACEVEGVVGAFMSIRREIFNLVGGFDKSFFLFAEDIDLCLRVKEKGYKIFFAPDIRIVHFHGGSRRYLGLKSEHYLRKSIFKFFKKHNSINLFSRIILNLGFVTSTALSSAISLIHKNSK; the protein is encoded by the coding sequence GTGAAATTTTCAGTAATTGTAGTTAATTTTAATAGCGGGGAATATCTTCCTTACACTTTACGTTCCATAAAATTAAATTTTCAAAATGTTAAGAATTTTGAAAGTGAAGTTATTGTGGTTGATAATAATTCAACAGATAATTCTCTGGAAAAGGCAAAAAATTTTTTCCCTGAGTTTAAATATATTGAAAGCAAAAAAAATCTTGGCTATGGAGGGGGATGTAATCTTGGATCTAAATATGCAAAAGGAGAGATACTTGTTTTTTCAAATGCAGATGTAGTTATTCCAAAAGGAACCTTTGAAAAAATTGAAGAATATTTTAAAAAAGAAGAAAAATTAGGAATTTTAGGTCCAAGATTTGAATATCCTGATGGAAGTTTTCAACCCAGTTGTAGGAGGTATCCCAGGTTTAAGTATCTTTTGTTTGGAAGAAAGTCAATTGGTTCTTTTATCTTTAAAAATAATCCTGTAACAAGAGAGTTTCTTTATCTTGATTTAGAAAAAGAAAATAAAGCCTGTGAGGTAGAGGGAGTTGTTGGTGCTTTTATGAGCATAAGAAGAGAAATTTTTAATTTAGTAGGAGGATTTGATAAAAGCTTTTTTCTTTTTGCAGAAGATATTGACCTATGTTTAAGAGTGAAGGAAAAGGGATATAAAATATTTTTTGCTCCTGATATAAGAATTGTGCACTTTCATGGTGGTTCAAGGAGATATTTAGGCTTAAAATCTGAACATTATTTAAGAAAATCAATTTTTAAATTTTTTAAAAAACATAATTCTATAAACCTTTTTTCAAGAATTATTTTAAATCTTGGGTTTGTTACATCAACAGCCTTATCCTCAGCGATTTCTCTTATTCACAAAAACAGTAAATAA
- a CDS encoding polymer-forming cytoskeletal protein, with translation MNKEPTPQVDTHIGETTYLKGEIKARGGIRIDGEFEGNIETKDILIIGLSGKVRVQEAKAKNVKIGGIFSGKLTVEGKAHLEKSARFDGELYCKGLIVEDGVIFNGKCLMDEKMEKIKEVKHKEEK, from the coding sequence ATGAATAAAGAACCAACACCACAGGTAGATACCCATATAGGTGAAACTACATATCTAAAAGGTGAAATAAAAGCAAGAGGAGGAATAAGGATTGACGGAGAATTTGAAGGAAACATTGAGACAAAGGATATATTGATTATAGGATTGAGTGGAAAAGTTAGAGTGCAAGAAGCTAAGGCAAAAAATGTAAAAATTGGGGGGATTTTTTCAGGTAAATTAACTGTCGAGGGAAAAGCTCACCTGGAAAAGAGTGCAAGATTTGATGGTGAACTTTACTGTAAGGGACTTATTGTAGAGGATGGTGTTATATTCAACGGTAAGTGTCTCATGGATGAAAAGATGGAAAAAATTAAAGAGGTAAAACATAAGGAAGAGAAGTGA
- a CDS encoding phosphomannomutase/phosphoglucomutase → MKINPFIFREYDIRGIADEDLIDENVWHIGKAIASYLISKGGKTISLGRDARLSSPRISEVLLDAFLKSGLNVIDIGMVPTPLLYFSVFKFGLDGGIEITGSHNPKEFNGIKIMCGKETIYGKEIQKIREIIEKGEYSEGHGKRWIREDIVYEYIKEIKERVRIWDPEKYRILVDPGNGTCGPVIEKLYKEFKISFKGIYMEPDGNFPNHLPDPTVEKYMEDLKNFMREEKNFTAGFGFDGDGDRFGVIDEKLRIIYGDKILAILSKKVLEERRGSKIIFDVKCSQGVYEYIKNLGGEPLIWKTGHSLIKAKLREENAPLAGEMSGHLFFNDRFFGFDDAIYASLRFIEVLDTFGKKVSELVDEIPYYYSTPEIRVDCPDEFKFKVVEKLKKKFSKKYKIMDIDGVRINFSDGFGLVRASNTQPVLVLRFEGKTPERMEEIKNLILEELSKFEEVKIGSIP, encoded by the coding sequence ATGAAGATAAATCCCTTCATTTTCCGGGAATATGATATAAGAGGTATTGCTGATGAAGATTTGATAGATGAAAATGTCTGGCACATAGGTAAGGCTATTGCAAGTTATTTAATCTCTAAAGGTGGTAAAACCATATCTCTTGGAAGGGATGCAAGACTTTCCTCTCCAAGGATAAGTGAAGTTCTTCTTGATGCTTTTTTGAAGTCTGGTTTAAATGTCATAGACATAGGTATGGTTCCAACTCCCCTCTTATATTTTTCAGTTTTTAAATTCGGTCTTGATGGTGGAATTGAAATTACTGGAAGTCATAATCCAAAGGAATTCAATGGTATAAAAATAATGTGTGGAAAAGAAACAATTTATGGTAAGGAAATTCAAAAAATAAGAGAAATAATTGAAAAGGGAGAATATTCAGAGGGCCATGGTAAAAGATGGATAAGAGAGGATATAGTTTATGAATACATTAAGGAAATAAAGGAAAGAGTGAGAATATGGGATCCTGAGAAATATAGAATTCTCGTTGACCCTGGTAACGGAACTTGTGGACCTGTGATTGAAAAGCTCTATAAGGAATTTAAAATAAGTTTTAAGGGAATTTATATGGAACCGGATGGTAATTTTCCAAATCATCTTCCTGACCCTACTGTGGAAAAGTATATGGAAGATCTTAAAAACTTTATGAGAGAGGAAAAGAATTTTACAGCAGGTTTTGGTTTTGATGGTGACGGTGATAGATTCGGAGTTATTGATGAGAAATTAAGAATAATTTATGGAGATAAAATACTTGCTATTCTTTCAAAGAAGGTTCTTGAGGAAAGAAGAGGCAGTAAAATTATATTTGATGTTAAATGTTCTCAGGGAGTTTATGAGTATATAAAAAATTTAGGTGGAGAACCTCTTATCTGGAAAACAGGACATTCTCTGATAAAGGCAAAATTAAGGGAGGAAAATGCTCCCCTTGCCGGTGAGATGTCAGGACACCTTTTCTTCAATGATAGATTTTTTGGATTTGATGATGCAATTTATGCTTCCTTAAGATTTATAGAGGTGCTTGACACTTTTGGAAAAAAGGTTTCAGAACTTGTTGATGAAATACCTTACTATTATTCAACACCGGAAATAAGAGTTGATTGTCCTGATGAGTTCAAGTTTAAAGTTGTTGAAAAACTTAAAAAGAAATTTTCTAAAAAGTATAAAATAATGGATATTGATGGAGTTAGAATAAATTTTTCTGATGGTTTTGGTCTTGTGAGAGCTTCTAATACTCAACCTGTTCTTGTTTTAAGATTTGAAGGTAAAACTCCTGAAAGGATGGAAGAAATAAAAAATTTGATTCTTGAAGAACTTTCGAAATTTGAAGAAGTCAAAATAGGTTCAATTCCTTAA